TCGCGCCGGCGAGTGAGCCGTACGGGATGTTGACCAGGCTGTAGGCCAGGCCCAGCGCCGCGTAGGTGAGGTAGGCGTAGAGCAGCATGCCGGACTCGCCGATCTGCGGAACCGAGAACACCGCGACGCTCAGCAGCAACAGCGGCACGGAGCCGAACATGATGAACGGCCGGAACTTACCGAACCGCTTGCTGTAGGTGCGGTCGACCATGCGGCCGGCGAACACGTCGGCGAACGCGTCGAAGACACGCACCACGAGCAGCAGCGTTCCCGCGGCAGCGGCGGAGATTCCCGCGACATCCGTGTAATACACAAGCAGGAACATGGTGGCGGTGGTGAACGCGAGGTTGTTGGCCGCGTCACCCGCGCCGTATCCGACAATGCTGAGTTTGCTCAGCTTTCCGGGGGTTTTCGTCGTTGAATTCATTGCTAACGGGCTCCTTCACCCTGCCGCTGACGCGACTTACTTCTCGAGGTTCGTCCAGCGGGCGCGCAGCGTGTGGGCTGCGGCTTTCGGGCGCCGGTCACGGGTGAAAACACCCTTCTTGTTGCCGTCGACCCGGAATACTCCGTTCGACGTCTGGAAATCCGCGAAGTTCCACACCTGCTCGCCGATGAACGCGTCGACGCGGTCGAACACGCGGTGATTCATGTCGAGGTACGCGCTCTGGTACTCCTCGGTCCACGGAGAGTCGAAGACGGAGTGCAGACCTGGCACGGTGTCCGCCCCGTACTCGGTCATGATGATCGGCTTGCCATACTTCTCTTCCCACCCGCGGAGTTCCGCCTCGAGGTGGATTTCCGCGCTCTGCAGGTCTCCGGTGTCTGCGTACCAGCCGTAGTACCGGTTGAGGCACATCACGTCGAACAGGTCGGCGATCAGGTCTTGCTCGTGGTTGGCGAACATCACGTTGACGAAGGTCACCGGGCGGGTCGGGTCGAGCTCACGGGTGAGCTGCACCAGCGGCTCGAAGTACTCGCGGGCGCCCGGCTCGCCAGAGGAGGGCTCGTTGGCGATGGACCACATCACCACGCTCGCGTGGTTCTTGTCGCGGGCGATGAGCTCGCGGATCGCCTGCGCGTGGCTGTCGCGGGTCTGGTCGTTCATCGTCTCGGGCGAGAAGGTGGCCTGCTTGATGCCGCCGAAGATGCCGCCGCCCATGGCGAGGTTGAGTCCCACCGCGGCGGTCTCGTCGATGACCACGATGCCGTGCCGGTCGGCGAACTCCATGACCTCTTCGGCGTACGGGTAATGCGAGGTGCGGAACGAGTTTGCGCCGATCCAGTCCATCAACTGGAAGTCATGCACGAGGTAGGCGTTGTCGTGGCCCTTGCCGCGCACCGGGCTGTCCTCGTGCTTGCCGAAGCCGGTGAAGTAGAACGGAATGCCGTTGATCAGGAATTCAGCGCCGCGCACCTCGACGGTGCGCACCCCGATCGGCAGCGAGTAGCTGTCGACCACGGTTCCGTCGCTGAGCACCTCGACGACAAGGTCGTACAGGTAGGCGGCGCCCGGCTGCCACAGCGTGACGTCGTCGATGCGGACCGACCCGGATGCCCCGGATGCCTCGGCCACCTGGGTGCCGGAGGCGTCGAGGATGCGCACGCGCACCTCAGCGGCGGCGCTCCCGTCGGTCGTGACGATCTCGTAGCCGACGATGCCGGTCTCGCCGTCGACATCCGTGGTCACCGTGATGTCGTCGACGCGCACGGCCGGCGCGCTATACAGCCAGACGGAGCGGGCCAGGCCGGCGTAGTTGTAGAAGTCGTGCATGTACTTCTGCTGGCGGCGTCCGTCTTCGGTGACCGTGATCGTGCCCGGCGGGATGGTCGTGTTCGTGAGTTCGTTGTTCACGGCAATGGTGAGCCGGAATTCGGCGCCGGCTTCGACGAGGTCGGTCACGTCGGCTTCGAATGGAGTGTAACCCCCGACGTGCTCGGCAACGAGCGTGTCGTTCACGAAAACTTTGCCTTCGTGGGTGGCGGCGTCGACGCGCACGAAGACGCGCTCACCGGCCCAGCCGCGCGGTACCCGCACGGTGCGCTGGTACCAGACCCAGCCGACGTGGTCGCGGATGGCACTGTCGGTGAACAGG
This Salinibacterium sp. ZJ450 DNA region includes the following protein-coding sequences:
- the uidA gene encoding beta-glucuronidase; translated protein: MLKPQSTATRELVNLDGLWNFAVDRGDVEERWKAPLANPLEIAVPASYNDLFTDSAIRDHVGWVWYQRTVRVPRGWAGERVFVRVDAATHEGKVFVNDTLVAEHVGGYTPFEADVTDLVEAGAEFRLTIAVNNELTNTTIPPGTITVTEDGRRQQKYMHDFYNYAGLARSVWLYSAPAVRVDDITVTTDVDGETGIVGYEIVTTDGSAAAEVRVRILDASGTQVAEASGASGSVRIDDVTLWQPGAAYLYDLVVEVLSDGTVVDSYSLPIGVRTVEVRGAEFLINGIPFYFTGFGKHEDSPVRGKGHDNAYLVHDFQLMDWIGANSFRTSHYPYAEEVMEFADRHGIVVIDETAAVGLNLAMGGGIFGGIKQATFSPETMNDQTRDSHAQAIRELIARDKNHASVVMWSIANEPSSGEPGAREYFEPLVQLTRELDPTRPVTFVNVMFANHEQDLIADLFDVMCLNRYYGWYADTGDLQSAEIHLEAELRGWEEKYGKPIIMTEYGADTVPGLHSVFDSPWTEEYQSAYLDMNHRVFDRVDAFIGEQVWNFADFQTSNGVFRVDGNKKGVFTRDRRPKAAAHTLRARWTNLEK